In one Chitinophaga sancti genomic region, the following are encoded:
- a CDS encoding TlpA family protein disulfide reductase, producing the protein MHKLMIILAFVCSAIQLQAQNGYKITVQMKQYKGGIMYLAQYMGKKTYMADSAMLNEQGVAVLQGKEALPGGIYLVVFPGKTRYFEMLLDSKQENFSVSADTSDLINKLVYKNSPENELFVEYNKFLSKDVGTLNKEVQALMAKHTTADTASARKVQAELGKKLQAYRNDVISKNPQSLLSSIFKMMKDPEVPPRPADADSTFEYRYFRNHYWDNTNLSDGRLARTPVLEDKLSRFFTQLVPLDPDSINVAADELIEKTRKDKENFKFVVWWLTSTYETSPYMGMDAVFVHLVEKYYVAGDAYWLNDEQLNKVISRAYSIAPNLIGQQAPPLEVKDSAMKPVSLYTTKGKFTVLVFWDPTCGHCKIEVPKLDSAYNASWKNKGVTMIGFKTEGTKEQWAQFIHDNHLNGWIHAWDPDAQSNYRRLYDVYSTPIVYLLDEKKKIVAKRLGVEQLNEIIERFDNKGKTAKQ; encoded by the coding sequence ATGCATAAACTTATGATAATACTGGCGTTTGTTTGCTCAGCAATCCAGCTCCAGGCACAGAATGGCTACAAGATCACCGTACAGATGAAACAGTACAAAGGTGGTATAATGTACCTGGCCCAGTATATGGGCAAAAAAACATATATGGCTGATTCCGCCATGCTGAATGAACAGGGAGTCGCTGTGCTCCAGGGAAAAGAGGCCTTACCGGGCGGCATTTACCTGGTCGTATTCCCCGGTAAAACACGGTATTTTGAAATGCTGCTGGACAGCAAGCAGGAAAATTTCTCCGTTTCTGCTGATACTTCAGACCTGATCAATAAGCTTGTTTATAAGAACTCCCCTGAGAATGAACTTTTCGTGGAGTACAATAAATTCCTGTCTAAAGATGTGGGAACCCTGAATAAAGAGGTGCAGGCACTGATGGCAAAGCACACCACAGCAGATACAGCCAGTGCCCGGAAAGTTCAGGCAGAACTGGGTAAAAAATTGCAGGCCTACCGGAATGATGTGATCAGTAAAAATCCACAAAGTCTGCTCTCCAGTATCTTCAAAATGATGAAAGATCCTGAGGTGCCGCCAAGACCGGCAGATGCTGATTCTACCTTTGAGTACCGTTATTTCAGAAACCATTACTGGGATAATACCAATCTTAGTGACGGACGACTGGCCCGTACGCCTGTACTGGAAGATAAACTGAGCAGATTCTTCACCCAGCTGGTGCCACTGGATCCTGATTCCATCAATGTGGCTGCAGATGAACTGATCGAAAAAACACGCAAGGATAAAGAGAACTTCAAATTCGTGGTATGGTGGCTGACCTCTACCTACGAAACCTCACCTTACATGGGGATGGATGCTGTGTTCGTGCACCTTGTTGAGAAGTATTATGTAGCGGGTGATGCTTACTGGCTGAATGATGAACAATTGAATAAGGTGATTTCACGTGCTTATTCCATCGCCCCTAACCTGATTGGCCAACAGGCGCCACCACTGGAAGTAAAGGATAGCGCCATGAAACCAGTTTCACTGTATACAACCAAAGGAAAGTTTACTGTACTGGTATTCTGGGATCCTACCTGTGGTCACTGTAAGATAGAGGTTCCTAAACTGGATTCAGCCTACAATGCCAGCTGGAAAAACAAGGGTGTAACCATGATTGGTTTTAAGACAGAAGGTACGAAAGAACAGTGGGCACAATTCATTCATGATAACCACCTGAATGGATGGATTCATGCATGGGATCCTGATGCACAATCTAACTACAGACGGCTATACGACGTGTATAGCACACCGATAGTGTACCTGCTGGATGAGAAAAAGAAAATTGTTGCAAAAAGATTGGGTGTGGAGCAGTTGAATGAAATCATCGAACGGTTTGACAACAAAGGGAAGACAGCGAAACAGTAA
- a CDS encoding porin family protein, with amino-acid sequence MTKKMILSFATLAIFSASAMAQVRVGVKGGWNLSTITVDNSGGVDKDKSLSGFNIGLIADMPLVPRVLSFQPGVFYTTKGAKLKSSSSSDAVQYKYTTNPSYIEVPLNFIGKVPVGPGASLFAGVGPYFAFGVAGKNKAYTTVGGVTTTSESNIKWDDDTPFNNEDPNRGFDKYKRFDWGGNLQVGAEISNFIISAQYGLGFNKINSGGNDGSNDKSKNRVFSVNVGYLF; translated from the coding sequence ATGACAAAGAAGATGATCCTTTCGTTTGCAACCCTTGCAATTTTTTCAGCGAGCGCGATGGCGCAGGTACGTGTAGGTGTTAAAGGTGGCTGGAACCTTTCTACAATTACTGTTGACAATAGTGGTGGTGTTGATAAAGACAAATCACTATCAGGTTTTAATATCGGTTTAATCGCAGATATGCCATTAGTACCGAGAGTATTGTCCTTCCAGCCAGGTGTGTTCTACACGACCAAAGGTGCGAAACTGAAATCAAGCAGTAGTAGCGATGCCGTGCAGTACAAGTATACAACCAACCCTTCTTACATTGAAGTTCCCCTGAACTTTATTGGTAAAGTACCGGTAGGACCTGGTGCCAGTCTCTTTGCGGGTGTAGGTCCATACTTTGCATTCGGTGTAGCTGGTAAGAACAAGGCTTACACTACTGTTGGCGGAGTAACTACGACTTCAGAATCTAACATCAAATGGGATGATGATACCCCGTTCAACAATGAAGATCCTAACCGGGGCTTCGACAAGTACAAACGTTTTGACTGGGGTGGTAACCTTCAGGTAGGTGCAGAGATCAGCAATTTTATTATTTCTGCACAGTATGGACTTGGCTTTAACAAGATCAATTCCGGTGGAAACGATGGTAGCAACGACAAGAGCAAGAATCGTGTGTTTAGTGTAAACGTTGGTTACCTGTTTTAA
- a CDS encoding porin family protein, which translates to MKKVLLAVAGLLIAGVSFGQTKWGIVAGPQFSSYTTKGDNVSKQTSDLFTNVRAGITVDIPLAEEFYIGTGLLYSGKGGKDNGVKTNLSYLQVPVNFLFKPEVGTGKLNLGVGPYFAYGIAGKHKSTVGNAEVSVKAFDDEAGPGKLKKFDAGMGIVAGYELPVGLYLGLNADLGLINAFDNTDNGRAWHNTSFGVSVGYKF; encoded by the coding sequence ATGAAAAAAGTACTTTTAGCAGTAGCCGGTCTTCTGATTGCCGGTGTATCTTTTGGACAGACAAAATGGGGCATCGTTGCAGGTCCTCAGTTTTCAAGTTACACTACCAAGGGTGATAATGTAAGCAAACAAACCAGTGATCTCTTTACAAATGTGAGAGCTGGTATCACTGTAGACATTCCGCTGGCAGAAGAATTTTATATCGGAACCGGGCTGCTATACTCAGGCAAGGGTGGTAAGGACAACGGTGTGAAAACCAACTTATCTTACTTGCAGGTGCCGGTAAATTTCCTCTTTAAGCCTGAAGTAGGTACAGGTAAACTGAACCTGGGCGTAGGTCCATACTTTGCATACGGAATAGCTGGCAAGCATAAAAGTACCGTAGGCAATGCTGAAGTATCTGTAAAAGCGTTTGACGACGAGGCAGGGCCAGGTAAACTAAAAAAGTTTGATGCCGGTATGGGTATCGTGGCTGGTTATGAACTGCCAGTTGGACTTTACCTGGGCCTGAATGCTGATTTAGGTCTGATAAATGCATTTGACAATACAGACAATGGCCGCGCCTGGCACAATACTTCCTTCGGTGTATCAGTAGGATACAAATTTTAG
- a CDS encoding porin family protein: MSEQSITRTYILFLLFVILIPGQLKGQVSLGLNVGINQSWMQFQDPAGHSGKGNKPLTRFNAELQVVVPLVERLYLVPGVRYITKGTNLTAGVDGEYTRRLEVRYLEIPLNLTYKVPVSFGWLTIGAGPYAAYGLNGNNRMQVYNAGNIVSTTNYEVGFSSNPNKGIYPGTRLNRWDVGAQATVGIEFNSLLTLGLHYSRGIRNLDLSGNSIIRTNSVGVSLGVLLSREDY; the protein is encoded by the coding sequence ATGTCTGAGCAGTCCATTACCCGTACTTATATTCTATTTCTGCTGTTTGTTATTTTGATACCTGGCCAATTGAAGGGACAAGTTAGTTTGGGCTTGAATGTAGGTATCAATCAGTCCTGGATGCAGTTCCAGGATCCGGCAGGCCATTCTGGTAAAGGCAATAAACCGCTTACAAGATTTAATGCCGAGTTGCAGGTGGTAGTACCACTGGTTGAAAGATTATACCTGGTACCGGGTGTCCGGTATATCACCAAGGGTACAAATCTGACTGCCGGCGTAGATGGCGAATATACCCGTCGCCTGGAAGTGCGTTACCTGGAAATACCGCTTAATCTCACTTATAAAGTGCCTGTATCATTTGGCTGGCTCACGATTGGAGCGGGGCCATATGCTGCTTATGGTCTGAATGGAAATAACCGCATGCAGGTCTATAATGCAGGAAACATAGTCAGCACCACGAATTATGAGGTGGGTTTCAGCAGCAATCCGAACAAGGGAATCTATCCCGGCACCCGGTTAAATCGCTGGGATGTAGGCGCGCAGGCCACTGTGGGAATTGAGTTTAACAGCCTGCTGACCCTGGGTTTGCACTATAGCAGGGGAATCCGGAACCTGGATCTTTCCGGCAACAGTATCAT